In the genome of Aphidius gifuensis isolate YNYX2018 linkage group LG6, ASM1490517v1, whole genome shotgun sequence, the window CAAGGTtaggttattttattttgtaaattattgtcattatttacaatataaaaaaaaataataacaaaacagTCTactgtcaaataaaaaatcaacaataaacaataacatttaataacaacaatattaaatataacaatgaaataaacatctgtaaaaaaaaaaaataaacaaaaggtaaagtaaaaaatttaggtaCATATACTCATTTCTcttatcaatgaaatttatttatttatttatttattacaggtaacaataacaataataatattgataataaataaaggataatcaaacataaaaatttcattaatcaaGATccaaatcattatttattttcattcaaccAAGTCATCTTATTTATGTAAGTTTACCAATTTAACAagacatattttatatatttatttaattatttataataatcataataataataatacaatgtttattaaataattactaaaaatataattaattttcgtctatttttttcataacagtAAACAAAcatttctattatatttttttttttttttgtcaaattaatttaaataataattgttgattaatattattgttattattatcaatgaattatttatttattgacttaactttatcataatattttccataattaatATCACGACGTTTTCTTCCTCCCCAAGGATTAAATGGTGGTGGTTGATTGTCATTTCCTGACATTCGATTTATTACAATTCGTTTATCAACAAgattattatctaattaatgaaaaaacaaagaaaaattatgtaaattaattaattttaaaaattaatataaattaattaccatCATCTACAAATTTAGAGTGCCAAGATTTCATTAATGGTCTGCAATATGGATTGAGAATTGTtcgataattattttcttgatttttgggaaattttttttcaccgtCACGTTTACCACCCCAACTGTTGAATGGTACTCTTGCTGGTCTTCGAATTTTTGGATCTATTTTGTAAGCATTTGAATCACGTTTACCACCCCagtttgttaataattgattattacgTTCCTGTTGAatcaaattatcatcattatgctattaaatttaactaataatattttttattatattgattgcatttaaataaaaagcatGAAGATTTTTGATCAAGTTTGTTTGGTTTTATGGTCTTCATGCTTGATAAATAAAgcttgatgaattaaattatttttattatattgaaatactCATGCCTTGTCAGTTTGTGTGCCAGGCAAAACTGATAGTGCTGAGTAGATATTCCCTTGG includes:
- the LOC122858915 gene encoding uncharacterized protein LOC122858915, with protein sequence MWQLMGITIILVTSKSLSIECGLTKNTASIQNDVNKELLNKNVNYLPKQLKKRSIVKLEFHDDGMNYEVPKLPSSQGNIYSALSVLPGTQTDKERNNQLLTNWGGKRDSNAYKIDPKIRRPARVPFNSWGGKRDGEKKFPKNQENNYRTILNPYCRPLMKSWHSKFVDDDNNLVDKRIVINRMSGNDNQPPPFNPWGGRKRRDINYGKYYDKVKSINK